The genomic segment TTTTGAGGGTATAAATTTTATAAATTTTGGAGAAGACTTTCAACTTGCTGAAGTTTTCAAAAATTACAAAAATATTGAATTTGAAGCCTGTATTTCCGTTCACGCATTTCCAATAAAGGTTTTACTGAGCTTCAACAATATCAGAAGATTCTTTCTGTATCCTCATGATATGAGTTTTATAGAGCACAGAGTTAGCCCAGAATTTATCAATAAGCACGTGGACGGTGTCATATGTTTATCAGAATATCAGAAGAATGCTTATGCTGAATGGGGTATAGTGCAAGATAAACTAATAAAGATTCCATACGGTATAGATACAGAATTTTACAAGCCAACACCTCACGTCAAGAGAAATCATAAAAAAATAATGTTTGCAGGAGCTACAATAAGGTCTAAGGGCATATATGTGTTGATAGATGCATTTAAGAAACTCAAAAAGGATATGGAAGATGTCGAGTTGCATATATATGGAGACTCAAGCCTTTGGGGACTTGAAGAAAACGTTGATAGTAGAATTAACATTCCAGGATTATTCTTTCACGGCAAAGTCGGCAAATCTGAACTGATAAAAGCATACAGTGAATCTGCTTTGTGTATAGTACCTACAATACCAGAACTATACAAGGAATCTCTGCCTAGGTCTGCCATTGAGGCTCAGGCGTGTGGCTGTCCTGTAGTAGGGTCAGAAAGTGGAGGTTTACCAGAAACCTTTTTGCACACAAAAACAGGATTTCTTGTCAAACCAATTAATGTAGATAACCTTTATAAAGTTATAAAGACTGCTATAGGCGATGAAGAAAGATTGAAAAAGATGTCAGAAAATGCCATGAAATTTGTAAGAGAAAATTTTTCAATGGATAAACAAATCAAACAGCTTGAAGAATACATCTTATCAATAAAACCTGAACTAAATAAAATAGATAGAATAAGCTATAATAATTTAAACATTCTTTTCTATGTAGAAGTTCCTCTCATGCCTTCAAAAACTTCTTCATGTAGAAGAAACTACGAAATACTTAAAACTCTGCTTGATTTAGGAGCTAGAGTGACATACTCTCATGGTTTTTTCGTAAAAGGTTCAGAAAAAGAAATAAAAGAACTCTTGCATATTTACAAAAATTTCAACATAAGGAGTCCGTTATACGAAAATTTTTCCATGATTGGTTTTCACGATATTCTATGGATAACAGAGGTATGGGACTACAGGAGACTTCGCAAGGCTGTTGGTTTGGCAAGAAGGGCTAAACTCGTATACAACATGCCTGTAGTGTACGATGCTATGGACAGCCTATACAAGCATTATGATAGAGCCAAACTTGCGGGGGAAATTCTAAAGGAGAAAGAGCTTGAATCCATAAAAATACTAGAACAAGAAATGTATAAACTCGCTGACATAGTTATTGTTGTCTCTGAAGAGGAAAAAAACTACATAGTTGAAAATTTTGATATATCTCCTGAAAAAATTGTCATAGTAAGAAATATTCATGATCCAGCCGAATATTCTCATAATTATGGTAAGACTGTATGTTTTGTAGGCGGATTGATGAACTTCAATAACCTCTTGGCTATTAAGTTTTTTCTCAATAATATATACCATCATGTTCTGAAAAAAGACTCTGATATAGAGTTTTATGTAATTGGTGATAGAACAGAAATGTTAAAGCTTGAAGAACTGGTAGAAGATAAGAGCTTATTAGAACTTTATAGAAATAAAGTTCATTTCATAGGCTGGATAGAGGATGTGGGTAAAGAATTGAAAAGGCATGCCCTTACAGTTGCCCCAATGGTTTCCGGCTCTGGTATAAAGGGTAAAATACTGAACAGTCTTGAATATGGTGTGCCTGTTGTAACAACACCTCTGGGTGCCGAAGGTCTTCCAGAGATCACAAAATCTGGCATAGTTATAGCGGAAGGTCCAGAAGAGTTTGCTAAAAAAGTAGTAGAAATAGTAAAAAACGATGAGTTAAGATGGTCACTGTCTAGAAAAGCCACAGCATACGTAAAAGAATGGTTCTCTAAAGATAGAGCCAGAGAAACTCTTGAACGTATTTTGCCGATGATTCAAAAAGCTATAAGGGTAAACTTTGCCTTGGCAAGACCTTACAGATATAAACTTGTGGATGACTACAATCTAATCCTGCCAGAAA from the Aquificaceae bacterium genome contains:
- a CDS encoding glycosyltransferase family 4 protein; amino-acid sequence: MKEGKNIILVHKVFPINLEGVSGGAETVMLEMAQALKNRGWNVYFFGHFLNLNAYFEGINFINFGEDFQLAEVFKNYKNIEFEACISVHAFPIKVLLSFNNIRRFFLYPHDMSFIEHRVSPEFINKHVDGVICLSEYQKNAYAEWGIVQDKLIKIPYGIDTEFYKPTPHVKRNHKKIMFAGATIRSKGIYVLIDAFKKLKKDMEDVELHIYGDSSLWGLEENVDSRINIPGLFFHGKVGKSELIKAYSESALCIVPTIPELYKESLPRSAIEAQACGCPVVGSESGGLPETFLHTKTGFLVKPINVDNLYKVIKTAIGDEERLKKMSENAMKFVRENFSMDKQIKQLEEYILSIKPELNKIDRISYNNLNILFYVEVPLMPSKTSSCRRNYEILKTLLDLGARVTYSHGFFVKGSEKEIKELLHIYKNFNIRSPLYENFSMIGFHDILWITEVWDYRRLRKAVGLARRAKLVYNMPVVYDAMDSLYKHYDRAKLAGEILKEKELESIKILEQEMYKLADIVIVVSEEEKNYIVENFDISPEKIVIVRNIHDPAEYSHNYGKTVCFVGGLMNFNNLLAIKFFLNNIYHHVLKKDSDIEFYVIGDRTEMLKLEELVEDKSLLELYRNKVHFIGWIEDVGKELKRHALTVAPMVSGSGIKGKILNSLEYGVPVVTTPLGAEGLPEITKSGIVIAEGPEEFAKKVVEIVKNDELRWSLSRKATAYVKEWFSKDRARETLERILPMIQKAIRVNFALARPYRYKLVDDYNLILPENYTRVDDLMEVIGMTLDQHRYEYPDIIRFSYLDIYNTEPWLKPDAINEGSWFSICACMPALVRKGVELTMLEGGRLTYVYSDLPICYMEHSARDVRNKIIEFGLKYKMLFKKHPLVEKMAKKIYEYLRKQ